A window of the Desulforapulum autotrophicum HRM2 genome harbors these coding sequences:
- a CDS encoding sulfite exporter TauE/SafE family protein, with amino-acid sequence MNFFKQWGKFMIQGSRYYAQWEISNAATILNSRRRTAILVLLLIPAIIGGIVFAEDISTAMPDLIGGHNAYSPSYYSLGIFVVSIFVGLLAGLITGCIGAGGGFIIAPALMSAGIKGILAVGTDLFHIFAKAIMGSVIHRKLGNVSVPLAFVFVIGALMGATGGGLLNRYLYELNPVLSDAFISTVYVFMLGFLGIYALTDFLRTMSPGKASGETGGDTMGGLPRKLQSISLPPMIKFDFEITPGGRSISWLFLVMSGVLVGLAAGIMGVGGGFLTFPIFVYVMGVSSMTTVGTDIFQIIFTAGYASITQYAIYGFIFYTLAIGMLLGSLVGIQIGAMVTKVVSDITIRGFYAIAILSGFVNRLFSLPIKLANMEIISLSQETGAMLNRIGTWAFFIVIGIFGIWVFSVFFRNLKTLRGKEVRS; translated from the coding sequence ATGAATTTTTTTAAACAATGGGGCAAATTCATGATCCAGGGATCAAGATACTATGCCCAATGGGAAATCAGTAATGCCGCCACCATCCTTAACAGCAGACGAAGAACCGCCATTCTGGTCCTTCTGCTGATACCGGCCATCATCGGAGGCATTGTGTTTGCTGAGGATATCAGTACGGCCATGCCCGACCTCATCGGAGGCCACAACGCCTACAGTCCCTCCTACTACAGCCTTGGGATCTTTGTGGTTTCAATCTTTGTGGGACTGCTTGCAGGGCTCATCACCGGCTGCATCGGCGCAGGCGGCGGATTCATCATCGCCCCGGCCCTGATGAGCGCCGGCATCAAGGGTATCCTTGCCGTTGGAACTGATCTTTTCCACATCTTTGCCAAGGCCATCATGGGCAGCGTGATCCACAGGAAACTGGGTAATGTAAGCGTTCCACTGGCCTTTGTCTTTGTCATCGGAGCCCTCATGGGGGCCACAGGCGGCGGACTCCTGAACCGCTATCTCTACGAGCTCAACCCGGTATTGAGCGACGCCTTTATCAGCACCGTCTACGTCTTTATGCTGGGTTTTCTTGGCATCTATGCCCTCACCGATTTCCTGAGAACCATGAGCCCAGGCAAGGCATCAGGGGAAACAGGTGGCGACACCATGGGCGGACTGCCCAGAAAACTTCAGTCCATCTCCCTTCCCCCCATGATCAAGTTTGATTTTGAGATCACCCCGGGCGGCAGAAGCATCTCATGGCTCTTTCTTGTGATGTCGGGTGTCCTTGTGGGCCTTGCCGCCGGTATCATGGGTGTTGGCGGCGGATTTCTCACCTTTCCCATCTTTGTCTATGTCATGGGTGTGTCTTCCATGACCACCGTTGGAACGGACATCTTCCAGATCATATTCACGGCAGGCTATGCTTCGATCACCCAATACGCCATCTATGGATTCATCTTTTACACCCTTGCCATCGGCATGCTCCTTGGCTCCCTTGTGGGTATCCAGATCGGGGCCATGGTGACCAAGGTGGTGAGCGATATCACCATCAGGGGATTTTATGCCATTGCCATCCTGTCCGGCTTTGTTAACCGGCTATTTTCCCTGCCCATCAAACTTGCCAACATGGAGATCATCTCCCTGTCCCAGGAGACCGGGGCCATGCTCAACAGAATCGGCACCTGGGCATTTTTCATTGTGATCGGAATCTTCGGCATATGGGTCTTTTCAGTCTTTTTCAGGAATCTAAAAACCCTCAGGGGCAAGGAGGTGCGGTCATGA